A section of the Gloeobacter violaceus PCC 7421 genome encodes:
- a CDS encoding RNA polymerase sigma factor, with protein MESAVAPLFENVKQMAVTDLDRLAGNLKPLLRQREASCCNRDYALSARLQAVESADGALREAGLNVFVEEVARFSRAFLKRKDFWQLGSRPLDAEDFVMEVLIRLTTGELDNFDPARAGFGTWLKATVLRTTFAELKRRDNPYWGRTRNLGLRAERSRTQAQALANPASLNTPLGQGGDAVLQDVLVSRGSSPDFELLEEQCACRFRQAIEALTPEEQVLIERAYAFDESHERIAGSLGVTRAAVTRRLGRIRNRLVALLGESFCHDCDGTRFAKEIFGDPHDEP; from the coding sequence ATGGAAAGTGCTGTTGCACCGTTGTTCGAAAATGTGAAGCAGATGGCCGTAACCGACCTCGATCGCCTGGCAGGCAATCTGAAGCCGCTGTTGCGGCAGCGGGAGGCAAGCTGCTGCAATCGGGATTATGCTCTGTCCGCCCGGTTGCAGGCCGTCGAGTCCGCCGACGGGGCGTTGCGCGAAGCGGGATTGAACGTCTTTGTCGAGGAAGTGGCGCGATTTAGCCGGGCGTTTCTCAAGCGCAAAGATTTCTGGCAGTTGGGCAGCCGTCCTCTCGATGCGGAGGATTTTGTCATGGAGGTGCTCATCCGGCTGACGACCGGGGAACTAGACAACTTTGACCCGGCGCGGGCCGGGTTTGGCACCTGGCTGAAGGCCACGGTACTGCGCACGACTTTTGCCGAACTGAAGCGCCGCGACAACCCTTATTGGGGGCGCACCCGGAACCTGGGGCTGCGCGCCGAGCGCTCGCGCACCCAGGCCCAGGCGCTCGCCAACCCCGCTTCGCTGAATACGCCGCTCGGCCAGGGCGGCGATGCCGTTCTGCAGGATGTGCTGGTGTCGAGGGGAAGTTCACCGGATTTTGAGTTGTTGGAAGAGCAGTGCGCCTGCCGTTTCCGGCAGGCTATCGAGGCACTCACGCCGGAGGAGCAGGTGCTCATCGAGCGCGCCTACGCCTTCGACGAAAGCCACGAGCGGATCGCCGGCTCGCTGGGGGTGACCCGGGCGGCCGTCACCCGGCGGCTCGGGCGCATCCGCAACCGACTGGTGGCGCTGTTGGGAGAATCATTTTGTCACGACTGCGATGGAACTCGATTTGCCAAGGAGATCTTTGGAGACCCCCATGATGAACCCTGA
- a CDS encoding FG-GAP repeat domain-containing protein: MKHDKEQGILIFQRAFAASRPRGRSALYRLGPGLLAASGLCAALAVFSASAPAQLPACARTDFNCDGKPDVIWRNLGTGAEAGNNLVWYMDGLTYLSAANLPAQPDLNWQIGGTGDFTVDGKTDIVWRDSGTGLNYVWSLEDDDDDDDDDDDDDDFEQIPLPAETDLDWQIVAVDNFGNNAQPDILWQNTATGEVRIWYMNGAVRVSTTILGAESDLNWRIAGAGDFNGDAKPDILWRNYGSGSEAGAHRVWYLDGTTFTESATFSPVTNLDWEIVGVGDYGKLQSGAIPQVVAGQDGQTDIVWRNKVTGESAIWLMNGITFNLTGYLPQVVNVASLNAANGLPSTTQIQGTPSPWSAITK; this comes from the coding sequence ATGAAGCACGACAAGGAGCAAGGTATCTTGATATTCCAAAGGGCATTCGCTGCTTCTCGCCCCCGCGGGCGATCGGCGCTTTATCGCCTGGGGCCTGGGCTGCTGGCCGCCTCGGGCCTGTGCGCGGCTTTGGCGGTCTTCAGTGCTTCAGCACCCGCCCAATTGCCCGCCTGCGCGCGCACCGACTTCAACTGCGACGGCAAACCCGATGTAATCTGGCGTAACTTGGGTACCGGCGCCGAGGCGGGCAACAATCTGGTCTGGTACATGGACGGCCTGACCTACCTCTCGGCGGCCAACCTGCCTGCCCAACCCGATCTCAATTGGCAAATCGGCGGCACTGGAGACTTCACGGTCGACGGCAAGACGGACATCGTCTGGCGCGACTCCGGCACCGGCCTGAACTACGTCTGGTCGCTGGAAGACGACGACGATGACGATGATGACGATGACGACGATGATGACTTCGAACAGATCCCGCTACCGGCGGAGACGGATCTCGACTGGCAAATTGTCGCGGTGGACAATTTCGGCAACAACGCCCAACCGGACATCCTCTGGCAGAACACGGCCACCGGCGAAGTGCGCATCTGGTACATGAACGGAGCCGTGCGCGTCTCCACGACCATCCTTGGGGCGGAGAGCGACCTCAACTGGCGGATCGCGGGGGCGGGCGACTTTAACGGCGACGCCAAGCCGGACATTCTCTGGCGCAACTACGGCAGCGGCAGCGAGGCCGGCGCTCACCGCGTCTGGTATCTGGACGGCACCACCTTCACCGAGTCGGCGACCTTTTCGCCGGTGACCAATCTCGACTGGGAGATCGTCGGGGTGGGCGACTACGGTAAGCTTCAGAGCGGTGCTATCCCGCAGGTCGTCGCAGGCCAGGACGGCCAGACCGACATCGTCTGGCGCAACAAGGTCACCGGCGAGAGTGCCATCTGGCTGATGAACGGCATCACCTTTAATCTCACCGGCTACCTGCCCCAGGTGGTCAATGTCGCGTCTTTGAACGCCGCCAACGGACTTCCGAGCACAACGCAAATCCAGGGCACCCCCAGCCCCTGGTCGGCAATTACCAAGTAA
- a CDS encoding FG-GAP repeat domain-containing protein encodes MKIFDIPGVIGQAIGVRGGLLIASMAGVALVLASTSAPAQTACVQSDFNCDGKPDILWRNYGTFNAGKTGVWFMNGTTYLSFADLPVETNPDWQIVGTGDFNTDGKPDIIWRNKATGANSVWLMNGTQRLSTVTLPAQSDLNWQMVGVGDFNADAKSDLVWRNKATGENSVWLMNGTTRTSTVALPAWTGTAWQAVGVGDFNADKKPDLLWRNSTTGQNTVWYMNGTTRTSTANLPTQADLNWQIGGAKDLNNDGKAEVLWRNQTSGENAVWNLNGTKVSSTPFLPPVNVYAPVDRTASKGLANTPQTQGKNSFWFFDSQAINYSQN; translated from the coding sequence ATGAAGATTTTCGACATTCCAGGTGTAATAGGTCAGGCGATTGGCGTCCGGGGGGGCCTGCTGATCGCGTCGATGGCCGGTGTGGCGCTGGTGCTGGCAAGCACCTCCGCACCCGCCCAGACCGCCTGCGTCCAGAGCGATTTTAATTGCGACGGCAAGCCGGACATCCTCTGGCGCAACTACGGCACTTTTAACGCCGGCAAAACCGGTGTGTGGTTCATGAACGGCACTACCTATCTTTCGTTCGCCGATCTGCCGGTGGAGACCAATCCCGACTGGCAGATCGTGGGCACGGGCGATTTCAACACCGACGGCAAACCCGATATCATCTGGCGCAACAAGGCCACCGGTGCGAATTCCGTGTGGCTGATGAACGGCACCCAACGCCTCTCGACGGTCACCCTGCCTGCCCAAAGCGATCTGAACTGGCAGATGGTGGGCGTGGGCGACTTCAATGCCGACGCCAAGTCCGACTTGGTCTGGCGCAATAAAGCCACGGGCGAAAATTCCGTCTGGTTGATGAACGGCACCACCCGCACTTCGACCGTCGCGTTGCCCGCCTGGACTGGCACCGCCTGGCAAGCCGTGGGTGTGGGCGACTTCAACGCCGACAAAAAGCCCGACTTGCTCTGGCGCAATAGCACCACCGGCCAGAACACCGTCTGGTACATGAACGGTACCACCCGCACCTCGACCGCCAACCTGCCCACCCAGGCCGATCTCAACTGGCAAATCGGCGGCGCAAAAGACCTCAACAACGACGGCAAAGCCGAAGTCCTCTGGCGCAACCAGACCAGCGGCGAGAACGCCGTCTGGAACCTGAACGGCACAAAAGTCTCCTCGACACCCTTCTTGCCGCCGGTGAACGTTTACGCACCGGTGGATCGCACGGCCAGCAAGGGCTTGGCGAACACCCCCCAAACACAGGGGAAAAATTCGTTCTGGTTTTTCGACTCACAAGCTATAAACTACAGCCAGAATTGA
- a CDS encoding CHAT domain-containing tetratricopeptide repeat protein: MGLLEKRLQVTNKSKASKVRALSTYGARLGLLIGFLFSSLHPVDAQHQTGDVSASALRLEEAKDLSTQVEKLRDSGKYAEAVPLAQQALTIRESTLGPQHSEVSTSLNDLAVLYIRKGEYEQAEPLLRRALAIREETLGIQHPDVARSLSNFAALYNSQGKYVEAEPLLLRALAIRERSLGSEHPDVARNLSNLTTLYGNQGKYVEAEPLLRRAVAILEKAFSPTHPNVAMGINNLAELYRNQGGQYAKAEQLFRRSLSILESTLGPEHPNVALSCSGLADLYRDWGKYDLAEPLYKRSLTIVEKALGPEHPRTATSLNDLATLYLYTGRYVQAEPLFKQALASREKSLGAEHPDVAQSLYNLAEFYGSQGRLSQAEPLHLRALAIREKALPADHPAISESLQELAILQARQKKLGPAVQLLNRSLNIQERNLTLALSTGSEKRKRDYLTTVARTTDTALWFHQQVALQDAEAARLAMTTVLRRKGRLLDVLSDTNTALRQRLEPNEQKLLDELTATRSNLAALVFRGLEDDTPEQYRAKVAALETQAEQLEANLSRRSTEFVRQSTSVTLESVQRRLPADTALVEIVQYRPLNVQAAERNKQFGAARYAAYLLDGQGRLQWLDLGKARDLNAAATALRQRLQDGERSAAKLKPLARRLDQQLIAPIRRKLGNTRQILISPDGLLNLLPIAALVDERNRYLVENYTISYLSSGRDLLRLGRSQPAAQSALIVANPNFDNAEVARTRSAGEERKRSAEPVAADLGKLRYDPLPATAEEAEAIAGLLPEARVLTGRNATENALKQVKGPGILHIATHGFFLEAAEEQVKNPLLRSGLVLAGFNQRDSGGDDGALTALELSGLNLQGTRLVVLSACETGLGEIASGEGVYGLRRALTLAGAESQLVSLWQVEDEGTRDLMVQYYRQLQQGAGRGEGLRKAQLNLLKSKQYSHPYYWSSFILSGDWRPVQGLFQSTAGR, from the coding sequence ATGGGACTGCTGGAGAAAAGGCTGCAGGTGACCAACAAAAGTAAAGCAAGTAAGGTCAGGGCTCTGTCTACCTATGGGGCGCGACTAGGTTTGCTAATTGGCTTTCTTTTCAGTTCTCTCCACCCGGTCGATGCCCAGCACCAAACCGGTGATGTCAGTGCATCAGCTTTGCGACTAGAAGAAGCAAAAGATCTAAGTACTCAGGTGGAAAAGCTGCGGGACAGTGGTAAGTATGCAGAGGCGGTTCCACTGGCCCAGCAAGCCTTGACAATTCGAGAAAGCACTCTTGGCCCGCAGCATTCAGAAGTGTCTACAAGCCTGAACGACTTAGCTGTTCTCTACATCCGCAAAGGAGAGTATGAACAGGCTGAACCCCTGTTGCGTCGAGCTTTGGCAATACGCGAGGAAACCCTGGGTATACAACACCCGGATGTGGCCAGAAGCCTAAGTAACTTTGCAGCTCTCTATAATAGCCAGGGCAAGTATGTTGAAGCCGAACCCTTACTGCTCCGTGCTTTAGCCATACGGGAGCGCTCTTTAGGCTCAGAACATCCAGATGTAGCTAGAAATTTAAGCAATCTTACTACTCTATACGGCAACCAGGGCAAATATGTTGAGGCTGAACCCTTGCTGCGTCGTGCCGTGGCAATTCTGGAGAAAGCTTTCAGCCCAACCCATCCTAACGTGGCCATGGGTATCAATAATCTCGCTGAACTATACAGAAACCAAGGGGGGCAATATGCAAAAGCGGAGCAGTTGTTCCGTCGCTCTTTATCGATCCTGGAAAGCACCCTTGGGCCTGAACATCCAAACGTAGCCCTCAGTTGTAGTGGTTTAGCTGATCTGTACCGGGACTGGGGCAAATATGATTTAGCGGAACCACTTTACAAGCGTTCTTTAACTATCGTCGAGAAAGCTCTAGGGCCTGAGCATCCGCGAACCGCTACGAGTCTTAATGACCTAGCAACACTGTATCTATACACAGGCAGATATGTACAAGCTGAACCCTTATTCAAACAAGCGCTGGCCAGCCGGGAAAAAAGCCTTGGAGCGGAACATCCAGATGTTGCCCAAAGCCTGTACAATCTTGCTGAATTCTACGGTAGCCAGGGTCGGCTTTCCCAGGCAGAGCCCTTGCACCTGCGAGCTTTGGCCATTCGCGAAAAGGCGCTTCCTGCGGACCACCCGGCTATCAGTGAATCTTTGCAGGAGTTGGCCATACTCCAGGCCCGGCAGAAAAAACTCGGTCCGGCTGTACAGCTACTCAATCGCAGTCTCAACATTCAAGAGCGCAACCTGACGCTTGCTCTCAGTACCGGTTCAGAGAAGCGCAAGCGCGATTACCTGACGACCGTGGCCAGGACCACCGATACCGCTCTCTGGTTTCATCAGCAAGTTGCGTTACAGGATGCGGAGGCAGCGCGCCTGGCAATGACCACTGTCTTGCGCCGCAAAGGACGACTGCTCGATGTCCTCAGCGATACCAACACCGCACTGCGCCAGCGTCTCGAACCCAACGAGCAGAAACTGCTGGATGAATTGACGGCAACCCGTTCCAACTTGGCGGCTCTGGTTTTCCGAGGATTGGAAGACGATACTCCCGAACAGTACCGGGCAAAGGTGGCAGCTCTGGAGACCCAGGCGGAGCAGTTGGAGGCCAACCTCAGCCGCCGCAGTACTGAGTTCGTCCGGCAGAGCACCTCAGTGACGCTCGAATCGGTTCAGCGACGGTTGCCAGCGGACACAGCCTTGGTCGAGATCGTTCAGTACCGACCGCTAAATGTACAGGCGGCGGAGCGGAACAAGCAATTTGGAGCAGCGCGATACGCCGCTTATCTGCTGGACGGACAGGGCAGATTGCAGTGGTTGGATCTGGGAAAGGCTAGAGATCTCAATGCGGCTGCCACGGCACTGCGCCAGCGTCTACAGGATGGCGAGCGCTCGGCGGCAAAGCTCAAACCCCTGGCCCGCCGCCTCGATCAGCAGTTGATAGCCCCCATTCGCCGCAAACTGGGCAATACCCGCCAGATCTTGATTTCCCCGGACGGATTGCTTAATTTGTTGCCGATTGCCGCCCTGGTCGACGAGCGCAACCGCTATCTGGTCGAGAACTACACGATTAGCTACCTGAGTTCCGGTCGGGATTTGCTCAGACTGGGCCGCTCACAACCTGCGGCCCAATCCGCGCTGATCGTTGCCAATCCCAACTTCGACAATGCCGAAGTCGCCCGGACGCGCTCGGCGGGGGAGGAGCGCAAGCGCAGTGCCGAACCGGTCGCGGCGGATCTGGGCAAACTGCGCTACGATCCGCTGCCGGCTACGGCCGAGGAGGCGGAGGCGATCGCCGGGTTGCTGCCCGAGGCGCGGGTGCTCACCGGCAGAAATGCTACCGAGAATGCTCTTAAGCAGGTGAAGGGACCGGGGATTTTGCATATCGCCACCCACGGGTTTTTTCTGGAGGCAGCTGAGGAGCAGGTCAAAAATCCACTGCTGCGCTCGGGACTGGTCCTGGCCGGGTTCAACCAGCGCGACAGCGGCGGCGACGATGGGGCGCTCACGGCTTTGGAGCTGTCGGGGCTGAATTTACAGGGCACCCGGCTGGTGGTGCTTTCGGCCTGCGAGACGGGGTTGGGGGAAATCGCGAGCGGCGAAGGGGTCTATGGCCTGCGGCGGGCGCTGACGCTGGCGGGGGCGGAAAGCCAGTTGGTGAGTCTCTGGCAGGTCGAAGACGAGGGCACCCGCGATCTGATGGTGCAGTACTACCGGCAGTTGCAGCAGGGGGCAGGCCGCGGCGAGGGGCTGCGCAAAGCTCAGCTCAACTTGCTCAAAAGCAAGCAGTACAGCCATCCGTACTACTGGTCGTCCTTTATTCTCTCGGGGGACTGGCGACCGGTACAGGGGCTTTTTCAGAGCACAGCAGGGCGATAG
- a CDS encoding UDP-glucose dehydrogenase family protein encodes MRVCVIGTGYVGLVTGACLAHIGHDVVGVDNNAAKVAQMQAGISPIVEPGLETIMTGAMQAQRLAFTTDIAAGVRHGEVIFIAVGTPALPSGESDTRAVEAVARAIGTHLDGNYKVIVNKSTVPIGSGDWVRMLVSENAAPDVDFDVVSNPEFLREGSAVFDTFNPDRIVLGGSGRRAVALMKKLYEPITQRQVAAEAALPPVPVVVTDLASAEMIKYAANAFLATKISFINEVANICDRVGADVQQVALGMGLDSRIGGKFLQAGLGWGGSCFPKDVAALVHTACDYGYEAKLLAAAVAVNRSQRYLAIEKLRQSLGILKGKTIGLLGLTFKPDTDDLRDAPALDLAAECRRLGARVKAYDPTVRPERPPAGLEAGVAVCPESLAVGCDALVLVTEWAEFRTLDYAGLARSMARALIVDGRNFLDPQILAAAGFTYVGIGKPGAKAAPAAPEKAAPVLAIAG; translated from the coding sequence ATGCGCGTCTGCGTTATCGGTACTGGCTATGTTGGTTTGGTTACGGGAGCCTGTCTGGCCCATATCGGCCACGACGTTGTGGGCGTGGACAACAACGCCGCCAAGGTCGCCCAGATGCAAGCGGGAATCTCCCCCATTGTTGAACCGGGCCTCGAAACGATCATGACCGGGGCGATGCAGGCGCAGCGGCTGGCGTTTACGACCGATATCGCCGCCGGGGTGCGCCACGGCGAGGTGATCTTTATTGCCGTCGGCACCCCGGCTCTGCCGAGCGGCGAGAGCGATACACGGGCGGTCGAAGCGGTGGCTAGGGCGATCGGCACCCACCTGGACGGCAACTACAAAGTGATCGTCAACAAGTCGACCGTGCCCATCGGCTCGGGGGACTGGGTGCGGATGCTGGTGAGCGAAAACGCTGCGCCGGATGTCGATTTTGATGTCGTGAGCAACCCCGAATTTCTGCGCGAAGGCTCGGCAGTATTCGATACCTTCAATCCGGATCGCATCGTGCTTGGGGGCAGCGGCAGGCGGGCCGTCGCTTTGATGAAAAAGCTCTATGAACCGATTACCCAACGGCAAGTGGCCGCCGAGGCCGCTTTGCCCCCGGTGCCGGTGGTGGTGACGGACCTGGCCTCTGCCGAGATGATCAAGTACGCGGCGAACGCCTTTTTGGCCACCAAAATCAGCTTCATCAACGAAGTAGCCAATATCTGCGACCGGGTCGGCGCCGATGTGCAGCAGGTGGCCCTGGGCATGGGCCTCGATTCGCGCATCGGCGGCAAATTTTTGCAGGCGGGTCTTGGTTGGGGAGGATCTTGCTTTCCCAAGGATGTCGCAGCCCTGGTGCACACTGCCTGCGACTACGGCTATGAAGCGAAGCTGCTGGCGGCGGCGGTGGCGGTCAACCGCTCCCAGCGCTATCTGGCTATCGAAAAATTGCGCCAATCGCTGGGTATCCTCAAAGGCAAGACGATCGGTCTGTTGGGTCTTACTTTCAAGCCCGATACCGACGATCTGCGCGACGCCCCGGCCTTGGATCTGGCCGCCGAGTGCCGGAGATTGGGGGCTCGGGTGAAAGCCTACGACCCGACCGTCCGCCCGGAGCGTCCGCCCGCGGGCCTCGAAGCGGGTGTGGCCGTCTGCCCCGAGAGCCTCGCAGTCGGTTGCGACGCCCTGGTGCTGGTGACCGAGTGGGCCGAATTTCGTACCCTCGACTACGCCGGCCTGGCCCGGTCGATGGCAAGAGCGCTAATCGTGGACGGGCGCAACTTTCTCGATCCCCAGATTCTCGCAGCGGCGGGCTTTACCTACGTGGGCATCGGCAAACCCGGGGCCAAAGCGGCGCCGGCCGCCCCCGAAAAAGCGGCGCCGGTGCTCGCCATCGCCGGCTGA
- a CDS encoding glycosyltransferase family protein: MYSHDSYGLGNVRRMIAICEHLLATTEDLSILLISGSPMLHSFRLPEGLDYIKLPCLNRGQTGRPTAKYLKTGLAETVRLRSELILQAVAHFHPDVLLVDKNPRGLEGELEDTLYYVEQMLPPTRCVLLLRDILDRPEATIALWQKQGFHKTIEKFYASILVAGMPQVFDLVREYQLPQATARKVHYCGYIAKPAGVQSIAQIRTGLGIAADRPLVLVTPGGGEDGFQLVERYLADLERSPDGAFHSLVILGPEMPAERRRDCFAAATRLPHLHMLEFTDDLTSCIAAADAVVSMGGYNTICEILTLGKRAVVVPRVRPVEEQWIRSSRLEHMGLLTALHPDRIQAGELYTAVQSALAQPVRPPCARFDLNALGRITHHLLPGGETPVPPAYVPALPPLEVAS, translated from the coding sequence GTGTATTCTCACGATTCCTACGGCCTCGGCAATGTGCGCAGGATGATCGCCATTTGCGAACACTTGCTTGCCACGACCGAAGATCTGTCCATCTTGCTCATCTCCGGCTCGCCGATGCTGCACAGCTTCCGGCTCCCTGAGGGCCTCGACTACATCAAGCTGCCCTGCCTCAACCGCGGCCAGACCGGACGGCCCACCGCCAAGTACCTCAAGACCGGCCTCGCTGAAACCGTGCGCCTGCGCTCGGAGCTGATCTTGCAGGCGGTGGCCCACTTTCACCCGGACGTGCTGCTGGTCGACAAGAACCCCCGCGGCCTGGAGGGCGAACTGGAGGATACGCTTTACTACGTCGAGCAGATGCTGCCGCCGACGCGCTGCGTGCTGCTGTTGCGCGACATTCTCGACCGCCCGGAAGCGACGATCGCCCTGTGGCAGAAGCAGGGCTTTCATAAGACGATCGAGAAATTCTACGCATCGATTCTGGTGGCGGGTATGCCCCAGGTGTTCGATCTGGTGCGCGAGTATCAACTTCCCCAGGCGACTGCCCGCAAAGTGCACTACTGCGGCTACATCGCCAAGCCCGCCGGGGTGCAGTCGATCGCCCAAATCCGCACCGGTCTCGGTATCGCAGCGGACCGGCCGCTGGTGCTGGTCACCCCGGGTGGAGGTGAGGACGGCTTTCAGCTGGTCGAGCGGTATCTGGCGGACCTCGAACGCTCGCCAGACGGGGCTTTTCACAGTCTGGTGATCCTCGGGCCGGAGATGCCCGCCGAGCGCCGCCGGGACTGCTTTGCCGCCGCGACGCGCCTGCCGCACCTGCACATGCTCGAATTTACCGACGATCTGACCAGTTGTATAGCCGCCGCGGACGCGGTGGTCTCCATGGGCGGCTACAACACCATCTGCGAAATCCTTACCCTCGGTAAGCGGGCGGTGGTGGTTCCGCGCGTGCGGCCGGTCGAAGAACAGTGGATCCGCTCCTCGCGGCTCGAACACATGGGGCTGCTCACCGCCCTTCACCCCGACCGCATCCAGGCGGGCGAATTGTACACAGCCGTGCAGAGCGCCCTCGCTCAGCCTGTCCGTCCTCCCTGCGCGCGCTTTGATCTCAACGCCCTGGGCCGCATCACCCACCACCTGCTTCCCGGCGGCGAAACGCCCGTCCCACCCGCTTACGTTCCGGCTCTGCCGCCTCTGGAGGTCGCCAGCTGA